CAGCCctgcagcctccagcctccacccTCCAACCATCCAGCCCTCCAGCCTCCAGTCTCCAACCCTCCCGCCCTCCAGCCTCCAACCTTCCAGCCTTGCAGCCTCTAGCCTCCAGTTCTCCAGCCCTctagcctccagcctccagccctccagcctccagccttccAACCTCCAGtctccagccctccagcctccagtctccagctctccagccctccagccctccagcctccagccctccagcctccAGTTCTCCAGCCCTACAgcctccagccctccagcctccAGTCTCCAGTTCTCCAGCCCTACACCCTCCAGCCCagcagcctccagcctccagttGCCCAGCCTTCTAGCCTCCAGCCTCTAGCCTCCAACCATCCAGccctccagcctccaggcctccagcctccagccctgcAACCTCCAGTCTCCAGCCTCCAATTCTCCAGTCCTCCAGCCTCCAACCCTCCAGCATCCACCCCTCCTGCCCTGAGGCTCCTGCCTTTCGGACCCCCCAAGGGCTGGCCCAACTCATTTCCCACTGCCCATGCTGGTCTGGGCTGGCCTTGGGGACCCAGAAGCTGTGTGGCCTTAAAGGAGGGGCCGGCCCCTGAGGACCAGCTTTCCCCACCCCCAGGAGGACAGTACCTGCTTAGGGTCCAGTCTTCCCAACCACACGGCCTGGGCCCTGGGCACCGAGACCAAAGCCAGAAGAGCAGCCAGCAGCAGGCCGCCCATCCTCCCAGGTCCACACCGCGCCACAGGCCCAGGGTGTGCAGTCCCTCCAGGCCCTGGAGACCCATTTATATGGCTCTGAAATTCTCTGTGTGGGCGGCACTAACCGCCAGGAACCCTCCTGGCCTCCTGCAAAATTACCCAGGGGGGCACTGAGCAGTGGCAGCCTCTGAGCCCAGATCAGACCAGCTGCACAGCCGGGAGAGGGTCTGCAGTGTGTGCATCAAGCATACTGTACTGATCCCTGCTTTCTTCCACCAGAAGGTTCCAGAATGGGCATCCTAAAGCCAGCCGCACCACCTCCCCCATTCCTGGGGACCCACGCTCTCCCTCGCCCAGTCTGGGGAAGCAGGGACTCTGCTGTCCGCTGCCAGGCCCTGCAGGAGGCCAAGGTCAAGCCCAAGGAGAGGAACCAGGGCGAGAACAAGTGGTTCTTAGGAGCTGCAGTTTTCGATATCTTTTGTTTCaatcattaaatataaaaagtccCTGAAAGCCTTTTGAAAAAGGCTCCCACCCCCTCCTGCTCACCCACCGTTCTGCTTTGTGGCCTGGCCTCTGTCTCCCACAGCCAGCACCCCCAGACCAGACTGTCCTGTTCCTTCCACCCCTGCAGCCCACCATCCGGCcctgctgcctcctgcctcccctccctgggACCCTGGCCTGCTTGTGCCTCCCAAGGCCCCTTGAGAGCTCTCTGCAGCCCCCGTCCGGGAGCAGAGGACAGAGGTGCTTGGCAGGGTCTCTCTGAGTCCCTGAAGCCCACTGGGAGGCAGCCGAGAGGGTCCTCCCCCAGTGCCGTGGCCTGCACCCTCTGGGATTCACTCCCACACACATTCGCTCATTCATCAACAAGGGTGCCAGGAGCACGTCCGTGCAACAAGGCTCCAGTGCCCAGGGCCGCCTGCACTCACAGAGCTTACACTGCAGCCCTAGCCGCCTGCCCTGTACCCACACAGCAGGGCCTGTGACCACCAGAGTGCAGGAGGAAGGCAGAAACCACACAGCTACTGGGGGCCAGGCCTGCGAAGACTGACCGGGCAGTGGGGCCACGGAGGTGCCAGCCAAAGCCATGGCAAGCAGGAGTTGCCCAGGGGCTGAGCCACAGAGCAAGGGGGCGGGACACTTAGGCCTGGAGCCTTCAGGAGGGAGccgtggctgggcacggtggctcacacctgtagtcccagcactttgggaggctgaggcgggaggatcgcttgagtccaggagtttgagaccagcctgggcgacatagcgagacttCGTCTGTACAAGCAAattttagctggacatggtggcgtgctcctgtagtgctccagctactcagaaagctgaggtgggaggattgcttgagcccaggaggttgaggctgcagtgagctatgatcgtgccgctccactccagcctgggtgacagagcaagaccccatctctaaaataaaataaaaatacaaaaaggaggaAGCCGAGCAGCTAGGCCAGGCCTGTGAGGAGGAAACACCCGCCAGCCCCACTAGTGTCCCTAGGGACTGCGGGAGGCTGGTTCTCGAGGTAGCCACAAAACAGCACACACCATCAGCCAAGCGAAGTGCtatggctcaggcctgtcatcccagcactttgggaggccgaggcgggtggatcacctgaggtcaggagttcgagaccagcctggccaacatagtgaaactccatctctactaaaagtacaaaaattagctgggtgtggtgacacacgcctgtaatcccagctactcgggaggctgaggcaggagaatcgcttgaacccgggaggcggaggttgcagtgagccgagattgtgccactgcactccagcctggttgacagagtgagtaagactccgtctcaaaaaacaaacaaaccaacaaaaaaaaaacaaaggataaaCCTCAGAGTCTAGTTCCCTGCCGGGGTGTGGAGCTGGAACAGAGTGGGGGGATGAAGTTAGACTTTTTCTGAGTAAACGTTTTTGTACAGTTTTGACTTTGGAATCAAGGTAATTTGGTATATTAtactcaaaagtaaaataaacaaattcctAACATGGGATACAGTTGcattataaataaatgacagCCACTCTGAAGGGGAAAGGACTGTCCCCGGCAACTTCTGAACACAGTagtttttctctgcattctcGGGCTAACGGCAGAAAGAGCTGTAAACACATCCTAAGCTCTACCGGGCAGGCTCATGACTAACAGTGGTTTGGGTGAGCAATTCTGATACTACTTTCCATGTGCTCTAGAAGGGACCAAATGAGTAAATATATCAAGGATAatgggtttctctgtgttggaaAAGAGAGTTCTAAATATAGACAAATAGAAAAGGGAGAGATCAGAGTGAACCCTGTGGCGATCCATTGGAATTGGAAGTATCCATGTGAACTCGGATTTTGGTAGACAgatggggagaggcagggagggaaggagagagggaggagggaaggaaggagggaaaggagggagggcagggaggggaggaaggagggagagagggagggagaaatgggaggagaagggaagaaggagagagagagggagggaggggaggggaagaaggaggagggaggaaggggaggaaggaaagtcCGGGCTCTGTCTGTTGAGAAGGTTTAGATACAATCAGACCCAGTAAAAGTGAAAGCACGCCGAACACTCAGAGCTTGGTTTCCCAACACCATTCTGTACGAAAAGGAACCAGGACTCTGGGGAATTATTCAAAGCCTGTGTACAGAAAATGTAAGAGGAACTTGGAATGTCTTTTGTGCCAAAAAGCAAAAATGTGCTCGAGGAATCAGGGAATGTACCAACAACACTCTGAAGCCACTTTGAAGGCACTCCTATTGGGTAGAAATCATTGTCATAAACTGTAAGCTATGGAAGAAAACAGGAACAGCTGAGTCCATGCTGATATAATTAAGTAACCAAGTGGAGGACAAGGAATGCAGGTTCCAATGGGCTCACTTGGTCCCCACTTGTCACACGGATCTTCTTCCTGCAGACCTGAGTGGCCGTCCAGAGTCATTTCCCTCTGCCTGAGGAACATCCTTGGCATGTATTTATTGTGCTGAAGCTGCGTTAGAGATAAATTCCCTCCACTTCCATTTGTCTAAAAGTATGTTTATTTAACCCTCAGTTTTGAAGGATATTTGTCCTAGATAAAGAGCTCTgcgttgatttttttttcatcaatgtaaAGACGGCCTATAGTCATCTCCTGGTTTCCATCTGCCATGAGAAGACAGCCATTGTGTCCCCCTGTTTAtgccctgtattagtccattctcacattgctatgaaaaactacctcagactgggtaatttatgaagaaaagaagtttaattggctcatggttcctcaggctgtacaggaatcacggctgtggaggcctcaggaaactttcaatcatagTTGAagttgaaggggaagcaggtacatctttttttttttttttgagacagagtctcgctgtcgcccaggctggagtgcagtggcgtgatcttggctcactgcaggctccgccccccggggttcacgccattctcctgcctcagcctcccgagtagctgggactacaggcgcccgccacctcgcctggctaattttttgtatttttagtggagacggggtttcaccgtgttagctagggtggtctcgatctcctgacctcgtgatccgcccacctcggcctcccaaagtgctgggattacaggcgtgagccaccgcgcccagtggaAGCAGGTACATCTTTacatggccagcaggagagagaatgaaagggggagtgctacacacttttaaacaaccagatctcctgagaactcactcactatcacaaaaacatcaaggggaaatccacccccatgatccaatcacctccaaccaagccctacctccaacattgggcaTTACAATAATGCcacatgatatttgggtggggacacagagccaaactatatcatgccctgtctttttttgtttgtttttaaagagagacaaagtctcactatgttgcccaggctggtctcaaactcctgacttcaagtgatcctcctgcctcagcctcccaaagtgctgggattacaggattacggatatgagccaccaagcctggatgTGCCCTGTCTTTTACCCACAAATCCCTTTAAATTTTTATCCAAATCACTGGCTGGCAGTGCCTTGACTATAATGTCCCCAGGTGTGACTTTTGTGAGGCTTTCTTTTTCATCCTGCCTGGGTTTCTCTGAGCCTCTGGGCTATCTAAGTTGATGTTTCCATCAAGTTTGGGTAATGCCAGCCACTATTTCTTCATGTATTCtcactctcttctctttctcaggcTAGTTTACATTTTTGATCTTGCCCCACAGATCTTTGAGCTGCTATCaaccattttcttctctgttcctcagactggataatttacattGATTTGTGCTCAAATTCATGGACATCATTTTTGCCATGGCCAACTCCTATTAGTCCTtccagtaaatttttcatttattgtaattttcagttccataattttttcttttttatagtttgcatttctctgttgatttccTGATCTGATCTCCTACGTTCACTCCTTATTTCTTTATCAATTAGTCTTTTAATGCTATCATGTCACTATTTCTTTCCTTAGAGTatatcttgcttttcttttaactACTTATAATGGCTGTTTTAGACCTTTATCTTCTGAATACAACTTTGGGTCTTCTTGGTGTCAgtttttagtaactttttttttctttttctttttcttttttaacataggtcatatttttctgtctttggacGTCCAGTGACTTTTGGGCAAGACGTTGTTGACGATGGTGGCCCTGAATCTACTGTCACCCTCTAAACAGCACTGACTTTTGTTCTGGGATGAATTCTGCCCTCCCAAATTCCTGCGTTGAAGCCCCAGATCCCATGGTCACTGTTTCAGGAGATGGGACCCTTAAGACGCAATCGAGATTAAGTGAGGTCAAAGGGAGTGGCCCTAATTTAACAGGCTGGTGTCCTTATTAGGAGAAAAAGAGGCACCCAGAGAGCGCTCCCCGCcaggtgaggacacagcgagGGGCTGCCTTCTGCGAGTGGGcaggaagccctcaccagaaactgcaTTTTccagcaccttaatcttggacttccaccCTCCAGAATGGTGAGGAAATACAGTTCTGTTGTTTAAGGTGCCCAGTCTGGGGTATTTTGTTACGGGAGCCTGAGCAGACAGCGAGAGTGACAGCCCCTCCAGCAGGAAATCCCAGTCCAGGCTAAGCTCCTTGAACCCGTGGGCTTCGGCCAGGCACAGCTGTGCACAGTCACGGCTGTTTCCCAGGAGCCCGTAACTTGTCAGAATGCAGCTTCTACATGTCCCTCCTGTGGGTCTCGGGGGCACGGTTCTGGATTTGAGGCGCATCTAGGGTGCAGTCCTTGTTCCTAGCAGGGCCTTTCTGGTGTCCCGGCCGTGCTGGGGGCTGGCGAGGTCCCCCCACTCGGGCTGTTCCCCCACAGCCCCCGGCACCACTCGACCTCAGGTATCACTTTCCGCCGCCCCCACGAGGCAGCCACCCTCGTAAGCCCGGGTTGTCTCATCTGCATATGTGGGGGACCGGCTGATCCCCAGGGGCCTGGGCACAGAACCTCCGGGCTGACTGCCACTTTCCTTGCCCTTCCCGTGTcccagcccaggcaggaggagaAAGCGATGCAGTCGGCTGGTGGCAGCCGAGGTCACAGGGTGAGAGCCCACTGCGGAAGTGGCCACTGAGCAGGGCTGGGCAGCTGGGGGTCTAGGGAGGCCGGAAGCGGGGCCTATCAGGTAGGGCCTTGGGCGCGGGCCGTGAGCCTGGAGCCctgggcagtggggagccatggAGGATGCGGGCAGGAGGGGTGTGGCCTCCATGCGTTTGAGAGACCTGCTGAGACTCCACCAGGAGCCCTGTTTCTGTCTGTGGTCTATACCCTGCGGCAGCCTGACCACGACCCTGGCAGGGCgggagggcaggggctgctgCCTTGCATGTGAGCCACGCTGTTTGTCCAGTAGCCACGGAAAACACACAGACCTCGGGCGGGCAAATCCTCCCACACCTGCCACCCATCGGCCCTCCGGAAAGACACACCAGGCAGTGGCTTGACTTCACAGTTTATTCAGAGCAGGTGCAGGTGACCTGGTGGGCAGGGTGCCCAGGAGGGGCCGGGGTGGGCGGGGGCTCCGAACCTCGTGGTCTGAGGCACGAACTTCATTAAATCAGCTCCTGCGACACAAAAGTGCAGGGGCTCAGGCCCATGTGGTCTCTGGAGGCCCCACGGGGCAGCGATGAAGGCCACGTGACGGGAACTTCTGTCCTCGCTGCCTGGCTTTGCACAAAGCACCCAGCTCCCTGAGCGCCTTCtcaatctgcaaaatggggtaaCAGGCCCAACCTCTAGGGCCAAGACAAAGCGAGGTGAGGGAGACACTGGGTTCTTGCAGTGCCCAACGTGGGAGCCCTGAGGCAGTGCCCGCAGGACCTGTGCCCTGCCCCCGACAGGACCTTCAGGGGCAGAAGCAGCCAGCAGTCCTGCACGGAACACAGAAGAAAAGGCGCCATTTCTGCTCCCCTGCCCCACTCAGCTCTGCACCCCGTGACCCCAGCCTCCCAGGATCCCTGCCTGGCAGCCTAGGGTCACCACCCTGGAGGCTCCAGCTCTTTCCAAACCAGGAGACAGACTCATCTCTGGAGCTGCCCACCAGTGGTGTTTGATGTCCTGTTCACAGGAAGAGGTGAAcaggccccaccccagggccGGGAGGTGGAGCCACGGGGGGCTCTTGACAGGGCCAGGGActgggccaggggccaggggaCTTCAGCGCAGGCCAGGGTCGGGGGTCAGGCTCACCTCCTTCAGGAGCTCAGCACACCGTCCTGCGGGATAGGCCAGCATGAGGGGCTGCAGAGTCAACCAACagggcccagcccagcctccaccCCAAGGCCCCTGGGCTCACCAGGCCGGGCCGCCAGGTAGAGACCAGTGTCTGCTGTCAGCTCCCGAAACCTCCAGAACCCCAGCCGGTCCTCGTCCTCAAGGCTCCGAGCTGTGGGGCACAGGGGGGCTGGGCGGGCAGTCCCTGGGAGGGCAGCAGCTGGGCAGAGCCCCCCAGGGCCAAGCTTACTGAAGTACTTGAGGACGCGGAAGTTCCTGCCCCGCCACATCACGGACACACGCAGGATGGCGTAGCCCTCGTAGTCGGTGTCCAGCACGTGGATCTCTCTGTGGCCTTCAGGAGCCGGCCATGGCGTTGGGGGAGACCTCTGAGGGGGACGGACCTCGAAGGCCAGGGTCTTCAGGGTCTAactccaccctgcccccacccagtCCCGGCACTTGAGTGGTTGGGGACATTACAGAAGCTTTTGAAGGATGATCCAGTGTGTTGGTGGGAGAATGGGAAGGTCTGGGGCATGAAATGTGCAGGGAACAGCATTGGGAATAGTGCAGGGAACAGTGCAGGGAACCATGCAGGAAACAGCATGGGGAACAGTGCAGGGAATAGCATGGGGAACAGTGCAGGGAACAGTGCAGGGAACAGCATGGGGAACAGTGCAGGGAACAGCATGGGGAATAGTGCAGGGAACAGTGCAGGGAACAGCATGGGGAACAGTGCAGGGAACAGTGCAGGGAACAGTGTAGGGAACAGCATGGGGAAGAGCACAGGGAACAGCATGGGGAATGGCACAGAGAAAAGTGCAGGGAACAGCATGGGGAACAGTGCAGGGAACAGTGCAGGGAACAGCATTGGGAACAGTGCAGGGAACAGTGCAGggaacagcatgggcaacagCACAGGGAACAGTGCAGGGAACTGCACAGAGAACAGTGCAGCGAACAGCATGGGGAACAACACAGGGAACAGCAAAGGGAATAGCATGGAGAACAGTGCAGGGAACAGTGCAGGGAACAGCATAGGGAACAATAAGGAGTAGCTGTGTGCACAGCCGGGCTCCAGCTGCCATGACAGGGCAACTGCACTTACCAGGAAAAGCGAATTTTCCCGTAGTGTCTATTTCTGAGCCCATGATCCTCTCTATCTCACAGCTTCCTGAGCTGAAAGGCAGCAAAGTGCCCATTGGGAAAATGCCAGCCTGTGTCCCGCCTGCTGGGCTCCTTCCCGGAGTGGGGCCGTGTCTTTAGGAAGGGCACAGGCAGCACTGTGGAGCATCCCAGGGCCTGAAGCAGGATGAGGCGGGGAATGTGCCAGGCGGGGGCTGCACCGGCCTTCCCCTGGGGGCTCTGTTCCCTCCAGCCAGCCACCTGTCCCAcaccccttttccttccttctaagTTCACAGGGCTTCATTAAAACACTATGcttatatttagaagaaaatgcaGATCCAGGAGCGTGAGGGTCGAGGTCCCAGGCAGGCGGGCACAGGGAATGCTGGCCCACCAGCAGCACGGCACTCAGCCCAGACCCCGCGCTGCAGTGGGTGCAGCAACCCACGCCCAGTCCCCGGCCATGCGTGCCTCTTCCTCTCCGGCAGCCCCCAGGCCTCTTACCTGTTATATGCGACCTTCACGGTCAGGTTATGCCCGCTCAAGGTGAGGAACAAGCCCTCCACCCGCTTCGGGGCCGTCAGCACCAGGCTTTGATCAGAGGCCACACCGACTTCCCGCCAGAATCCTCCAATCTAGGGAGAGACAGAGCCCGGCCAAGAGCTGAGCAGTGGGTCTGAGACCCCCAGGGGCATTCCACGAACCCCCGGGCAGGGGCCTGCTGGGCTCTGAGAGGTCAGCAGATGGCCGTGAGGCTCGGTGGCAAAGCAGCAAGACATCTGTGAGCCCACTGTCCCCAGGCGTGTGTCCCTCCAAGGGGTCCCTTCAGGCCATCAGACAGCAATGCCGACAGGGCAGCCGCTCCCCACCGGGCCATCTAGAGCCGAGGAACAGGCCCTGGGGCTCCTGGGGCATGTGGGGAGGAACCACAGGCCCTGCCTGACCTCAGGGGCAGGACCCAGGAGCAGGGGCCTGGAAGAGAAAGCCTGCAGGGCGAGGCGGGGTGAGAAATGCCAGAGAACAGTTGTCTCGGGCAGTACAGCTCACCAGCCTGCCAACCACGCCAGGGGAGGGGCCTCCTGCCCTCAGCAACCCTTCCAGAGCCGGGACTTCTACTGAGACTTTTAAAAACCCGATCATTTTCGGGAAGAAAGAATCTTTGTCTCCGGCATCTACCTTCTCTGGGCCTGCCAATGTGCGCCTGGCCCAGCAGCCGACACAGACTCAGCGGAGAAGAAAATGCCGCTAACAGGAAGTGGCTAGCCGGGCACCAGCGTCCCCACGAGCTCCCCACACCGGGAGAGGCCTCCTTCCCTGAGCCTGCGGGGCTGGGGGTGTAGGAGGAGCCCCACCAACTAAGAAGGAGAAGCCACCTTCTGCCGGTCCAGCTCCACCATGGCTGCTGCCACCTGTGCCCAGAGCACCACGAGGACACCCAGGATGGTGCACGGCAGCCTGGCCTCCATGGTGGGGTCCGGGCTCCGGGCTGCCCTGCTGCACAGCCTGGGCCGATTATACACGGACAGAGCAGGCTTGTGCGCCCACCCGGGAACGTCATCAGGACAGCTTGGCTGCTGGCTGCTCAGAGACGTGGGTTTCCGCACAAGCGCCATCCGGCCCTGGTGACACCCACGCCCACCACGGGGGTTAGCCTGGCCTAGACAGCAGCCTGCCCGGTCACCCTCCTGATGTGTGGACAGCGGTGGACGCTGCTGGGGCCGTCTGGGGGCCTGAGAGGAGGAGGAGCCCCACCCACACACGACGCTTGTTCTTTTGGGCTCGTTCTGGCCTGCGCTGCAAGGGCCGTGGGCACTGATGGGCAACGGACCAGAGCCTCCAGCACCTTCCTGTGCCACCCC
The nucleotide sequence above comes from Nomascus leucogenys isolate Asia chromosome 8, Asia_NLE_v1, whole genome shotgun sequence. Encoded proteins:
- the LCN8 gene encoding epididymal-specific lipocalin-8 isoform X3, whose product is MSGAAEALPTVTLVAGAVPLASGALTAHCIGGFWREVGVASDQSLVLTAPKRVEGLFLTLSGHNLTVKVAYNSSGSCEIERIMGSEIDTTGKFAFPGHREIHVLDTDYEGYAILRVSVMWRGRNFRVLKYFTRSLEDEDRLGFWRFRELTADTGLYLAARPGRCAELLKEELI
- the LCN8 gene encoding epididymal-specific lipocalin-8 isoform X1, which codes for MALVRKPTSLSSQQPSCPDDVPGWAHKPALSVYNRPRLCSRAARSPDPTMEARLPCTILGVLVVLWAQVAAAMVELDRQKIGGFWREVGVASDQSLVLTAPKRVEGLFLTLSGHNLTVKVAYNSSGSCEIERIMGSEIDTTGKFAFPGHREIHVLDTDYEGYAILRVSVMWRGRNFRVLKYFTRSLEDEDRLGFWRFRELTADTGLYLAARPGRCAELLKEELI
- the LCN8 gene encoding epididymal-specific lipocalin-8 isoform X2, whose translation is MEARLPCTILGVLVVLWAQVAAAMVELDRQKIGGFWREVGVASDQSLVLTAPKRVEGLFLTLSGHNLTVKVAYNSSGSCEIERIMGSEIDTTGKFAFPGHREIHVLDTDYEGYAILRVSVMWRGRNFRVLKYFTRSLEDEDRLGFWRFRELTADTGLYLAARPGRCAELLKERLGLLPHFAD